One Fulvia fulva chromosome 8, complete sequence DNA window includes the following coding sequences:
- a CDS encoding Inositol polyphosphate multikinase: MASARRSLRLTMADTKQVDASKLKAFENAAAGHDGVMSDESGSLIIKPCTESEIAFYQESLQHHPKFYELMPEFMGTLQLGAPANIPDITASSEPARELTQEQKDQNLKHGQKIASETAIVLENLEHGFKHPNVLDLKLGARLYADGTKPEKAERLDKVAAETTSGSLNFRIAGMKVWNGKDFDTYDKFYGRKFNKDNVKDGFATFFSSLGAAAKPDDARELLETILAEITKARHSLERSESRMYSASLLIVYEGDSDALNVLWGHPPKTPRTDERAPTNFEIKKSEEEGEEDEEEPPITHCVKMIDFAHAAWTPGSGPDENVIKGLKNIEDQIDLLIARFE; encoded by the exons ATGGCTAGCGCTCGTCGGTCGTTACGCTTAACCATGGCAGACACGAAACAGGTCGATGCCTCGAAGCTGAAGGCTTTTGAGAATGCAGCTGCGGGCCATGATGGCGTTATGTCTGATGAGTCTGGCTCTCTCATTATCAAGCCATGCACCGAGAGCGAGATTGCCTTCTACCAGGAAAGCTTGCAGCACCACCCGAAGTTCTACGAATTGATGCCGGAGTTCATGGGAACACTGCAGCTCGGAGCTCCAGCCAATATTCCGGATATCACAGCTTCTTCAGAGCCAGCACGGGAACTTACGCAAGAACAAAAAGACCAGAATCTCAAACACGGCCAAAAGATCGCCAGCGAGACCGCCATCGTCCTGGAGAATCTCGAGCACGGCTTCAAACACCCCAACGTCCTTGATCTCAAACTTGGAGCTCGGCTTTACGCCGATGGCACCAAGCCTGAGAAAGCAGAACgcctcgacaaagtcgccGCCGAAACTACAAGCGGCTCCCTCAACTTCCGCATCGCCGGGATGAAAGTTTGGAATGGCAAGGACTTTGACACATACGACAAATTCTACGGCCGCAAATTCAACAAAGACAACGTCAAAGACGGCTTCGCTACCTTCTTCAGTAGTCTTGGCGCAGCTGCTAAGCCCGACGATGCACGAGAACTGCTGGAGACGATCCTAGCGGAGATCACGAAGGCGCGCCATAGTCTGGAGAGGTCCGAGTCGAGAATGTATAGTGCGAGCTTGCTGATTGTGTATGAGGGGGATAGTGATGCGTTGAATGTGCTTTGGGGTCATCCGCCGAAGACGCCGAGGACGGATGAGAGGGCGCCGACGAATTTTGAGATTAAGAAGAGTGAAGAGGAGGGGGAGGAAGATGAGGAGGAGCCGCCGATTACGCATTGTGTCAAGATGATTGATTTTGCTCATGCTGCTTGGACGCCGGGATCTGGACCTGATGAGAATGTCATCAAAGGTTTGAAG AATATTGAGGACCAGATCGATCTGCTCATCGCTCGTTTCGAATAG
- a CDS encoding Succinate--hydroxymethylglutarate CoA-transferase: MSHRAPSLFAARHRPLFRLCSNVDDTRQLVSQARRESFIRVPGTNWDQAAFRKSRSFSSSTRARDLQQAKQNDTASNLPLSGTLVVSLEQAIAGPFCTRQLADLGARVIKIERPGLGDFNRYHDKRVKGQCSHFVWTNRSKESFALDLKNPADLSALKTILSKADVLVQNLAPGATERMGLDYNVLKEKYPKLIVCDISGYGTTGPYKDKKAYDLLIQAESGFLSITGSPNQPAKAGCSIADIAAGTTAFNNILAALINRSKTGRGCRLDVSMLESMAEWMTFPLYYAYEGAEPPALAGAEHASIYPYGPFQCRDGVVMLGMQNEREWGIFAREVLGKGELVGKERFGSTAERSRNRGELKGIIDGVFSQYSTEEVLERLQRAGIANAQLNDMAKLWDHPQLKARNRWSEVDTPNGKIPALKPAGAAEGMEVRMDAIPSVGEHSEAILKEFGIER, translated from the coding sequence ATGTCTCATCGTGCGCCCTCTCTCTTCGCCGCTAGGCACAGGCCGTTGTTTCGATTGTGCAGCAACGTCGATGATACACGCCAACTTGTGTCCCAGGCAAGACGCGAAAGCTTCATCCGAGTCCCAGGTACCAATTGGGACCAGGCGGCGTTCAGAAAGAGCCGCTCGTTCAGCTCCTCCACCCGAGCCCGCGACCTTCAACAGGCCAAGCAAAACGACACAGCCAGCAACCTCCCCCTATCAGGCACCCTCGTGGTCTCGCTCGAACAAGCCATAGCCGGGCCCTTCTGCACCCGCCAACTCGCAGACCTAGGCGCCCGCGTCATCAAAATCGAACGCCCTGGCCTCGGCGACTTCAACCGCTACCACGACAAACGAGTCAAAGGGCAATGCTCCCACTTCGTCTGGACGAACCGCAGCAAAGAATCCTTCGCCCTAGACCTCAAGAACCCCGCAGACCTCTCAGCGCTCAAAACGATCTTATCGAAAGCCGACGTCCTCGTGCAAAACCTCGCCCCAGGCGCCACGGAACGCATGGGACTTGATTACAATGTTCTGAAGGAAAAGTACCCCAAATTGATCGTCTGCGACATAAGCGGCTACGGCACCACCGGCCCCTATAAAGACAAAAAAGCCTACGACCTCCTAATCCAAGCCGAATCCGGTTTCCTCAGCATCACAGGCTCCCCCAACCAACCCGCAAAAGCCGGCTGCAGCATAGCCGACATCGCCGCTGGGACGACCGCTTTCAACAATATCCTCGCAGCGCTCATAAACCGCTCCAAGACAGGGCGGGGTTGTCGTCTGGATGTCAGTATGCTCGAGAGTATGGCCGAGTGGATGACTTTCCCATTATACTACGCCTACGAAGGCGCTGAGCCGCCCGCATTAGCCGGGGCGGAGCATGCGAGTATATATCCCTACGGACCGTTTCAGTGTCGTGACGGGGTGGTCATGTTGGGGATGCAGAATGAGAGGGAGTGGGGGATTTTTGCTAGGGAGGTGTTGGGGAAGGGGGAGTTGGTGGGGAAAGAGAGGTTTGGGAGTACGGCTGAGAGGTCGCGGAATCGGGGGGAGTTGAAGGGGATTATTGACGGAGTCTTTAGTCAGTACTCAACCGAGGAGGTGCTGGAGAGGTTGCAGAGAGCTGGAATAGCGAATGCGCAGTTGAATGATATGGCGAAGCTGTGGGACCATCCTCAGCTTAAGGCCCGAAACAGGTGGAGTGAGGTTGATACGCCCAATGGGAAGATTCCTGCCTTGAAGCCTGCTGGTGCTGCTGAAGGGATGGAGGTGAGGATGGATGCCATTCCGAGTGTTGGGGAGCATAGTGAGGCTATTTTGAAAGAATTCGGTATTGAAAGATGA